The window CTGGCAAAATCGGTAAGCCTAATGTCAGCATAAGAATGCACTCCTGTCAGAAAGCTGCAGGAATAGGATGGGGAGTGTGGCTGGGTTTACCCATCCTAATACATCACCTGTCACTTTAGATATTTGATTCAATAGATCCATCCTGTGGAATCCATTTCTTTTGGGTAAGAGACTTAaggaacaaaaaatgttttcattaaatgatCTTTATTATGACCAATACGTATGAGTTCTGGTTATGTTAACAAAATTGCTTAATCTCTATATTCTAGGTGAAGATATTTGCCCCTGATATTGAGCAAAGGGATGTAGTCAATCACCTGAAAGGAGGACcaacagaagagaagagaaatgtgTTAGTTGAAAGTGCCAGATTGGCAAGAGGAGACATTCAGGATTTGGCAGAATTGAAAGCTAGTGAATTCGATGCGGTCATTTTCCCTGGtaggtgcttttaaaataaaattaattgtggGTTTTGAATTACAAATAACTGCTTTGCCTTCAcatctttttacttttaaattggTTTACAGAATAAATTACACTCTTGAACTGAGAggtatgtgggttttttctttacttacttattttctttgagGATGAGAAAATGTTTCAGCGAGGTCTCATGGGCTGATAAGTCATCTCAGTTTATTAATTTATAGTTCATTAATTTGAAATGCCAGAGTGTTCTTTTGGTGTTAAGTAATACATCACTCTGTTCCTTCTTTCTAAAGATTGTGAAAACTTCAATACCTACTTGTGTACAAGAACACTGACCAGAGTATGAAAGTAAGGCCAGAACTTGATGTTACGTGGTAATGTCTTAATTTTAGGGCCTCTGAAATTGTTGACAGAATAGCAGGTTGCCAAATAGATAATATTCCCTGTCAGATGtgaatacattttgttttaattatgtgTCTTGTCTGCTGCTGATCAAGTTATACTAAACATGTTTAtggataattttttatttatagatcACAAAATTGCCTTTCAGACAGAGGTAATTGTAATCACTTTAGAAATGAAGAAACCAAAGCGTCACGAGGAAGTTATGACTTGCTGAAGATCACTTCCAGAATATTCATAGTACTGTTAAATAGTGCCTTCATGATTGTGCCTAAACGTTAATTTTGAAGTTGTTACGCTGTCTTCTGTTGTAAGGCCAGCAGAGGGAGTGTGTGTATAACGCAGAGAAACATATTTCCAGCGCTAAAATGAGTGGGTGACATCAGGGCTGATCAGGGACTAGAGGCTAGCAAATATTTTCCACGTTAATATCATGCTGTTATAACCCAGGCTCAGGAGAGTTGCTGTAATAACTTTTAGAGGGAAATAAACCCTATTAAGTTTGAAGATTAAAATCTTACCTCAGAGATTCCAGGTAAACTTGAAAGTGAGCAAggattgaaaggaaaaatattaaaaatgtaaagtttCTTGATGTTATCCCTCAAAATACTTGTGGAAATTTCTGTTTGCATATTGTAGAAAAGTTGATGTTGTGCACATTCCATAAGGAATCAAATATAACAGATGGTTACACTTACTAATAACCTTCTTTCTTTGATCATTCTGATGGTTATAAATCCAGCAAATGAAGGTGCTGTAAAATAGAATCTCCTTGTACAATTAGAGGAAGATTAAATGCAAGTAAAGGATTGTTACAACTAATTTCTAGAAAGCAaattcagcattatttttaataggaaattgTATTGTCAGTCACAAGTGATATGTCTCAATATGATATCATTGCCTTtttaacatagaatcataggatggtttgggttggaagagaccttaaagatcatctagttccaacccccctgccatgggcagggacaccctccactagaccacgttgcccaaagccccatccaacctggccttgaacacttccagggagggggcatccacagcttctctgggcaacctgttccgatgcatcaccaccctcacagtaagaatttctttctaatatctaatctaaatcgcccctccttcagtttaaacctattcccccttgtcctatcattacacacccttgtaaacagcccccctccatctttcctgtaggcccctgttcaggtgctggaaggttgcaattaggtctccctggagccttctcttctccaggctgaacaaccccaactctctcagcctgtcctcataggagaggtgctccatctctctgatcagcttcgtggccctcctctggactcactccaacagctccctccatgtctctcctgtactggggcccccagagctggatgcagtactccaggtggggtctcacgagagcggagtagagagggagaatcacctcccttgacctgctggtcacacctcttttgatgcagcccaggacacggttggctcatgttgagcttctcatcccccaagacccccaagtccttctcctcagggttgctctcagtccattctccacccagcctgtatttgtgcttagGATTGCCCCGACCCgtatgcaggaccttgcacttggccttgttgaacttcacaagGTTCACGAGACTCACCtgtcaagcctgtcaaggtccctctggatggcatttgagctttttttaatgtaatatccattttggttttattgtgttaacctttaatttttgttaagatcaaaaataattccagagggggaaaaagctcTCCTGTAATTGCTTAAGTATTGAAGTAAAACTTTAGAGTATTAAAGTAAAACTTGAGAGTGAATTACTGTAGAGGGTCAAATCACTGTTTGCATTGCTCTCATGAATTACACTCTTCTACTTCTAACTATCATTAATCTTTCTACTGATCCCTCTCTTTCTTACTGAGGGGTGCATATTGGATAGTGTAGCTTTTCAAGTGACTAGCAAGTGAATGTGAGGTTTCCTATTTGTCTATTTGTTGCTCATTGAAGCAAGATGAAGCTTTCTGGCCTATGTAACATAACGTGGTATAAAAAATGTGCAGTTAAACTTTTAACATTGTAATCCTATCATATTTCACGTGCTGAAAGTTTTCAGTATACTAACTTAACAGTCCTACGTATGCCATGattatgttattaaaaaaagaacaacttctTTCTGGTATCGAATTTAATGGCTTTTAGCAGTGTCttacatttggggtttttttgggggttttttaggtgGTTTTGGTGTAGCAAAGAACCTGTGTTCCTGGGCTGTAGATGGCAAGAACTGCACTGTCAACGAGCACGTGAACTCCACGCTCCAAGCTTTCCACAGTGCTAAAAAGCCCATTGGTTTGTGTTGTATATCACCAGTCCTGGCAGCTAAAGTCTTTCCTGGTTGTGAGGTCACAGTCGGCCAAGATAAAAACGTAGATGGAAGGTAAGAAGGAAATGGATGGAGATGATTTATATGGGAATTAGGATTAGGAAATGGTCAGTCTTCTGTGCAAAAGTCTGAGGTTTCTGGTGCCAGTAACCCTTGGGTACCTTATTAGTGACATTTTTCACTTACTTCAAATTTTTGCTTGCATAATAATAGTAGGCACAGAACTCTCAGGGCAGACAGACCAGATCTGTGAGGTCAGGTGACTTATGCACTGCAGCGTTGGAAAAATGTATTCCtaaattcagaaatacattGTTCTGTGATATGTTCTATGACGTCAACATCCATAGACACATTACAATTAATAGTATGAAAACTCTAGGGAGCCTTATCTCTTGCCTAAGCCATCAGTCTGGGAGCCACCAAAGGCAACACAGGCTCCTGCACTGGCTTTATTGTGCAGTGTGGGTGCTAATGAGTCACTGGATGTAGCATCTGTCAGTCCTAAAAGTGACAGAACAAAGCGacttttatagaatcatagctGCACAAACACGCAGGTGACCAAGGAtatcaaggtttttttttcatgttacatTCATGGTAATTGAGTAATAGATTTTAGCTCATATTAAGTGAGATAACAGAATTTGCTTACCCAGTGCCTTTGATTCATGTTGGAAACGTGCAAATGAAGAATAGGCATCTGGCTACCTGGCATTCAAAAATTTGGTACCCTGTGGGGTTTTGTCTGTTCAGGGATTTTTGATAAAGTTTTTCTGGTGGTAGTGGTTTGGGGCCAGTTTAGGGGAGGCAGGTGAGAACAGGGCCTGGCAGAAGTCAGTGCTGCTTCAAGGACTGTCAACTCCCAATAAAACTTCTGAATGGAATTTCATATTGGCAGCGGTAGTGAGGGATTGCCTCCACCCCCCTGTTCCTGCCTTATcctcgggggaaaaaaaaaaaaaatctctgcagaatCCCAGTGGAAGGCCTTCCATGGAGGTGTTGGAAAAGGTCTAACATGTCTGCAAGTTCAGCTGGCATCTCTCACACTTTTGGGAATCAGTCATGGCTGCACTTGGTATCATCTTGTAAACTTACTGAAGGATTGTTAAAACCAGAATTGTACCTTCTAACGTACTGTGGCTCTGCATTTCAGATGTTGTTTCCAAAATCAGATCACTGCTTGTGTCCATAGGGGATGGGAGAACCTGACAGTGGCAGTCTGACTCCCTTGTCATCATGAACTAAAGAGTCGCTTAAATATTATTGTAGTTCTATCATTCAAGTTATGTTGGCAGAACTTTATGGCTGTATCATCTCTTTATGTTAATTataatctttttatttacagatttcCTGATGCTGAAACTGCATCTGCTATAGCAGAGCTTGGATGTAAGCACATttgcaaaaatgtaaatgaatcCCATGTGGACAAAGCCAATAAAATAGTTACTACCTGTGCTTTCATGTGCAAGGCTCCTCTGCATGAAATCTTTGATGGAATTGGAACAATGGTACAAGAAGTCCTGAAACTTGCCTGACTGGAAGCTTACAGGCTTCTGCAAGGAAATCAGTTTAGCTAAGCATAAGCATGTAGCTTCGTTTCattgtattaataaaataatgcaaCTATTAAACTTCAcagttcttgggtttttttatatctaTAATACATCAAATGGTTATTGCTATGTTTATctgatttgtttctcttttaaattacAAAGCATGTGTTGAAAGTTGTTGGGGGGTCCCCTGTTTTTTCGCATGAATCTGAACGTATTCAGTCTTGATAAGATAATGTGGGAACCCTCCTTGTCCAATGGGGTTTTATCTAATGATTATCAGTAACTCACATTTGGTGTTACCCAGCTATAATTACAGATGAAATAGCTGTAAATGAGCGTGTATACCTTCAGTGTAGGTGGATAATTAAATTCTACTTTCTAAtcagcagggaaaaagaaaagaatgtgattatttgttttttttttttcttcccttgcaaGTCTTTAAGCAAGCATAACTAATGGACTTCTGCAATTTTTGCAGAGCCCCCTAGATAAACCAACTTTATAAACCAAGAGTCAGAAGCTTAAGTACAAATGAATACATTGTATGTGGGAAACACACAAGTTTTGCTCTGATAAATAATCTGAGGTTTAGttagtaaaataaattagctttattttggtgattttttgCATACATAGTTTAGTGCCCTAAGGAAGGTACATTTTATATATGTTAGAACATGTGCTTTGATCTTACAAATGTGAGCAAAGCTCATCAGCCTCTTTCAGAAGGACGATCTGGCAAGGCTTTGTGCTTCCTTGATCGGGAGGGACGCTGACCTTTACTTCATCAGTGCAAGAGCAATTGTTACAGAGAAGCCTGACGTGTTGCAGAGTATCAAGCAGTACCACTCTGTATAGGTGCCATGTTTATTTTAGCACAAACGTCAAAGCTCAGATGTAACAGGTGGCCTCTTCAAGGAGGCTTTAGAGCTAAatctacagaaataaatatataaaggcTTTTATTCTCTGTCCTTCTCAAAGTGATGTTTCTCACCGACAGCATTTCCATACTCCTCCAGAATTTGGATTTCCTTTATGAAGTTATTTAGCAGAAGCAGAACATAGAACCATTTTTGGCAGAAGAGCAGGGAAATTTTTGTGTCGCGCACAAGCAGTGCTCTGCCTCTAGAAGTTTAAAGATAACTGAAGTTGACTGTGCCAGGCAGATCTTCTGTTCAGCCTGAGCTGTGCACGTAATtgctaaagtatttttttagtCAAAAAATACAATATTGGACTGACCGTGGCTTGTGTGTTACAGGAGTCCTATTTAAACGTGCTTGAGTCACTAAATAAGAGTTTGTCCTGAATTTTGTGTTTGCATTGTGAATAGCATCTAGCTGTTGGTTGGGGCATTCAAAGGAAGTGCAGCTTCTTCAAAAGTGCTCTAGCTGACTGTCCTGATAAAAATGTACTTAATACAGAACAGTCCTCCACTTTTTCCAGATTGTACACAGTCTCTATAATGCCTTCTGTGGCTTCTGCAGGCAGGACGTGGGAGGCATTGGACTGAAACTTTTTCTCTAAGTCTTCCTTTTTCAG of the Grus americana isolate bGruAme1 chromosome 1, bGruAme1.mat, whole genome shotgun sequence genome contains:
- the LOC129206606 gene encoding glutamine amidotransferase-like class 1 domain-containing protein 3, mitochondrial → MGKRVALVLAGCGVFDGSEIHEASATLVHLSRGGAEVKIFAPDIEQRDVVNHLKGGPTEEKRNVLVESARLARGDIQDLAELKASEFDAVIFPGGFGVAKNLCSWAVDGKNCTVNEHVNSTLQAFHSAKKPIGLCCISPVLAAKVFPGCEVTVGQDKNVDGRFPDAETASAIAELGCKHICKNVNESHVDKANKIVTTCAFMCKAPLHEIFDGIGTMVQEVLKLA